From a region of the Pongo abelii isolate AG06213 chromosome 9, NHGRI_mPonAbe1-v2.0_pri, whole genome shotgun sequence genome:
- the JRKL gene encoding jerky protein homolog-like yields the protein MSGKRKRVVLTIKDKLDIIKKLEDGGSSKQLAVIYGIGETTVRDIRKNKEKIITYASSSDSTSLLAKRKSMKPSMYEELDRAMLEWFNQQRAKGNPISGPICAKRAEFFFYALGMDGDFNPSAGWLTRFKQRHSIREINIRNERLNGDETAVEDFCNNFRDFIERENLQPEQIYNADETGLFWKCLPSRISVIKGKCTVPGHKSIEERVTIMCCANATGLHKLKLCVVGKAKKPRSFKSTDTLNLPVSYFSQKGAWMDLSIFRQWFDKIFVPQVREYLRSKGLQEKAVLLLDNSPTHPNENVLRSDDGQIFAKYLPPNVASLIQPSDQGVIATMKRNYRAGLLQNNLEEGNDLKSFWKKLTLLDALYEIAMAWNLVKPVTISRAWKKILPMVEEKESLDFDVEDISVATVATMLQHTKGLENVTTENLEKWLEVDSTEPGYEVLTDSEIIRRAQGQADESSENEEEEIELIPEKHINHTAALQWTENLLDYLEQQGDMILPDRLVIRKLRATIRNKQKMTKSSQ from the coding sequence ATGTCGGGGAAACGGAAGCGCGTGGTGTTGACTATTAAAGATAAGCTTGATATAATAAAGAAACTTGAAGACGGAGGTTCTTCCAAACAACTGGCAGTGATTTATGGAATTGGTGAAACAACAGTTCgggatataagaaaaaataaggaaaagattaTAACTTATGCAAGCAGTTCTGATTCCACAAGTCTTTTGGCCAAGAGGAAATCTATGAAGCCATCCATGTATGAGGAATTGGACAGGGCAATGCTGGAATGGTTCAACCAGCAAAGAGCAAAAGGGAATCCCATATCTGGACCAATTTGTGCAAAAAGGGCAGAGTTCTTCTTTTATGCTTTGGGAATGGATGGTGATTTTAACCCCTCTGCCGGTTGGCTAACTCGTTTTAAGCAGCGGCATAGCATTAGAGAGATTAACATTAGAAATGAAAGATTAAATGGAGATGAGACTGCGGTGGAAGATTTTTGTAACAACTTTCGAGATTTTATTGAACGAGAGAATTTACAGCCTGAACAAATCTACAATGCAGATGAAACTGGACTCTTTTGGAAGTGCTTGCCTTCTAGGATTTCAGTAATCAAAGGTAAATGCACTGTCCCTGGGCACAAATCAATTGAAGAAAGAGTCACAATCATGTGTTGTGCCAATGCAACAGGTTTACACAAACTTAAACTTTGTGTTGTGGGGAAAGCAAAGAAACCTCGCTCCTTTAAATCAACTGACACCTTAAACCTGCCAGTCTCTTATTTCAGCCAAAAAGGTGCATGGATGGATCTTTCTATTTTCCGACAATGGTTTGATAAAATTTTTGTGCCGCAAGTTCGAGAGTATTTAAGATCTAAAGGCTTGCAGGAAAAGGCTGTGCTCTTGTTGGATAATTCACCAACACATCCAAATGAAAATGTCCTAAGGTCAGATGATGgccaaatatttgctaaatatttaCCACCTAATGTGGCCTCATTGATTCAGCCTTCAGATCAGGGAGTCATAGCAACGATGAAGAGAAATTATCGTGCAGGTCTTCTCCAGAACAACTTGGAAGAAGGTAATGACCTGAAATCATTCTGGAAGAAGCTAACTCTGTTGGATGCACTTTATGAAATAGCAATGGCATGGAACTTAGTAAAACCAGTTACCATTAGCAGAGCATGGAAGAAGATTCTCCCTATGGTAGAGGAGAAAGAGAGCTTGGACTTTGATGTTGAAGATATTTCTGTGGCTACTGTGGCTACCATGTTACAACACACCAAAGGATTGGAAAATGTGACTACTGAGAACCTTGAAAAATGGCTTGAAGTAGACAGTACTGAACCAGGCTATGAAGTGTTAACTGATAGCGAAATCATCAGAAGAGCACAAGGCCAGGCAGATGAATCCAGTGAaaatgaggaggaggaaatagAACTAATTCCAGAGAAACATATTAATCATACAGCTGCTCTCCAGTGGACTGAAAATTTATTGGATTATCTAGAACAACAAGGTGATATGATTCTACCTGATAGACTGGTAATACGTAAACTTCGAGCCACCATCAGAAATAAACAGAAGATGACAAAGTCAAGTCAATAa